One Azoarcus sp. DN11 DNA segment encodes these proteins:
- the rocF gene encoding arginase: protein MMNLTVSLIGVPTDVGAGTRGASMGPEALRVAGIESAIAAFGADVRDCGNLAGPANPDLPAVNGFRHLQEVAAWNTALHNAVYAELSAGRLPVVLGGDHCLAIGSISAVARHCRSVGKKLRVLWFDAHADLNTATLTPSGNIHGMPVACLCGHGPEVLTRIGGHTPAMLPSEIRQIGIRSVDEGEKRFLCELGVEVFDMRYIDEVGMRAVMEEALAGVDEHTHLHVSLDVDFLDPTIAPGVGTTVRGGPTYREAELCMEMIADTEQFASLDIVELNPALDNRNMTAELAVDLVESLFGKSTLMRMYRQTRRHR from the coding sequence ATGATGAACCTGACCGTCAGCCTGATCGGCGTACCCACCGATGTCGGCGCCGGCACGCGCGGCGCCAGCATGGGCCCGGAGGCCCTGCGCGTGGCCGGCATCGAGAGCGCCATCGCGGCCTTCGGCGCCGACGTGCGCGACTGCGGCAACCTCGCCGGTCCGGCCAACCCCGACCTGCCGGCGGTGAACGGCTTCCGTCACCTGCAGGAGGTCGCCGCGTGGAACACGGCGCTGCACAACGCGGTATACGCCGAGCTCAGCGCCGGCCGCCTGCCGGTCGTGCTGGGGGGCGACCACTGCCTCGCGATCGGCTCGATCAGCGCGGTCGCGCGCCACTGCCGCAGCGTCGGCAAGAAGCTGCGCGTGCTGTGGTTCGACGCCCACGCCGACCTCAACACCGCGACGCTGACGCCTTCGGGCAACATCCACGGCATGCCGGTCGCCTGCCTGTGCGGACACGGGCCGGAAGTGCTGACGCGCATCGGCGGCCACACCCCCGCGATGCTCCCGTCCGAGATCCGCCAGATCGGCATCCGCAGCGTGGACGAAGGCGAAAAACGCTTCCTGTGCGAGCTCGGCGTCGAGGTCTTCGACATGCGCTACATCGACGAGGTCGGCATGCGCGCGGTCATGGAAGAAGCGCTCGCCGGCGTCGATGAGCACACGCACCTGCACGTCAGCCTGGATGTCGACTTCCTCGACCCGACTATCGCGCCGGGCGTCGGCACCACCGTGCGCGGCGGCCCGACCTATCGCGAAGCCGAGCTGTGCATGGAAATGATCGCGGATACCGAGCAGTTCGCCTCGCTCGACATCGTGGAACTCAACCCTGCGCTGGACAACCGCAACATGACGGCCGAACTGGCCGTCGACCTGGTCGAAAGCCTGTTCGGCAAGAGCACGCTGATGCGCATGTACCGGCAGACGCGCCGCCACCGCTGA
- a CDS encoding DMT family transporter translates to MKRAQANGLLLVAALIWGTAFVAQQTGMRDVGPFTFTGVRFLFGAVVILPLVARELRRLGRRGVWLDRRDLAGGLLLGVVLFLGAAFQQIGIAGTTVSNAGFLTALYVPLVPVASALLLRERMHWSAWPASAGCLGGTYLLGGGSLSALSTGDLWVIASALFWAAHVMMVGRVAARHGAPITIACLQFVMCGMLGVASGFSLEVVSVDALARALPSLAYAGILSVGIGFTLQVVAQRHTLAADAAILLSCETLFAAIAARIFVGEVLTPMQLVGGALIFACVMAIQLLPLTSSRAEAAQPA, encoded by the coding sequence GTGAAGCGCGCGCAGGCCAACGGCCTCCTGCTGGTGGCGGCACTGATCTGGGGGACGGCCTTCGTCGCCCAGCAGACGGGCATGCGCGACGTCGGCCCCTTCACCTTCACCGGCGTGCGCTTCCTGTTCGGCGCGGTGGTGATCCTGCCGCTGGTTGCGCGCGAGTTGCGCCGGCTCGGGCGGCGGGGCGTGTGGCTCGACCGAAGGGACCTGGCGGGCGGGCTGCTGCTCGGCGTGGTGTTGTTTCTCGGCGCCGCCTTCCAGCAGATCGGCATCGCCGGCACGACGGTGAGCAACGCCGGCTTCCTCACGGCCCTGTACGTGCCGCTGGTGCCGGTGGCGAGTGCACTGCTGCTGCGCGAGCGCATGCACTGGTCGGCGTGGCCGGCGAGCGCGGGCTGCCTGGGTGGCACCTATCTGCTCGGCGGCGGCAGCCTGTCGGCGCTGTCGACGGGCGACCTGTGGGTGATCGCGAGTGCGCTGTTCTGGGCCGCGCACGTGATGATGGTCGGGCGCGTTGCGGCGAGGCACGGCGCGCCGATCACGATCGCGTGCCTGCAGTTCGTGATGTGCGGCATGCTGGGCGTGGCCAGCGGGTTTTCGCTCGAGGTCGTGAGCGTCGATGCGCTGGCGCGCGCGCTGCCGTCGCTCGCCTACGCGGGCATCCTGTCGGTGGGGATCGGCTTCACGCTGCAGGTGGTCGCGCAGCGCCATACGCTGGCGGCGGATGCGGCGATCCTGCTGAGCTGCGAGACGCTGTTCGCAGCGATCGCGGCACGGATCTTCGTCGGCGAGGTGCTCACGCCGATGCAGCTCGTGGGCGGCGCGCTGATCTTCGCCTGCGTGATGGCGATCCAGCTCTTGCCGCTGACGAGCTCGCGCGCGGAGGCGGCGCAGCCGGCGTGA
- a CDS encoding sigma 54-interacting transcriptional regulator, which translates to MIHASSHPMMEASPPVPRPESLSASWQRSREHGLRPHAALNDTALAPGELTDRIAANNRLLAFSRPMIEGLYRQIGSPSSTVLLADRHGMILSALGHTDFLDRASRVALRPGVDWSEAAMGTNAIGTALHSGTVVTVQGDEHYLARNRVLTCVATPILAPTGGMLGILDVSSDAHENLTHAEALLRTTAELIEHRLLETLDDGFLTLHFHTRRDALADPLHALVVFDEGGRLVASNRKARALLGLDAKHPATTCEACFATPWGTLVEWAARTPDAPFPLYDLKGRTLIARANLRPRRRRHAGTQSASVRREDSRLGAIGLGDERIAHIVETLRMNAATKVPLLIEGEMGTGKAHLVRAFHEDHKPSSDAPLIGIDCSALPDGAAAEAEIGRARAQAANGILFLVEIDALPTTLQARLFDAGDGTRLIGAARRPLADLRNEGRLDLRGFEAAGGQVLSLPPLRERSDFDALVCQFVLEAAGGRPIYVCPDALTLLHRHRWPGNLRELRNQLRLMLALMGDEANQLCPEDIPPELFENAA; encoded by the coding sequence ATGATTCATGCTTCATCGCATCCCATGATGGAAGCGTCACCCCCTGTTCCCCGCCCGGAATCCCTCAGCGCATCGTGGCAACGCAGCCGCGAGCATGGCCTGCGTCCGCACGCGGCGCTCAACGACACCGCGCTCGCACCGGGCGAACTCACGGACCGCATCGCCGCGAACAATCGCCTGCTCGCATTCTCGCGCCCGATGATCGAAGGCCTGTATCGCCAGATCGGCAGCCCGTCGTCGACGGTGCTGCTGGCCGATCGCCACGGCATGATCCTCAGCGCACTGGGCCACACGGACTTCCTCGACCGCGCGAGCCGCGTCGCCCTGCGGCCCGGCGTCGACTGGAGCGAGGCCGCGATGGGCACCAACGCGATCGGCACTGCGCTCCACAGCGGGACGGTCGTCACCGTGCAGGGCGACGAGCATTACCTCGCGCGCAACCGCGTCCTGACCTGCGTCGCCACCCCCATCCTCGCGCCCACCGGCGGCATGCTGGGCATCCTCGACGTATCGTCGGACGCACACGAAAACCTGACCCACGCCGAGGCGCTGCTGCGCACGACCGCGGAGCTGATCGAGCATCGCCTGCTCGAAACCCTGGACGACGGCTTCCTGACGCTGCACTTCCACACGCGCCGCGATGCGCTCGCCGATCCCCTGCACGCGCTCGTCGTGTTCGACGAAGGCGGCCGCCTCGTCGCGAGCAACCGCAAGGCGCGCGCGCTGCTGGGGCTGGACGCGAAGCATCCCGCGACCACGTGCGAAGCCTGCTTCGCCACGCCATGGGGCACCCTGGTCGAATGGGCCGCGCGGACGCCCGACGCACCGTTTCCGCTCTACGACCTCAAGGGGCGCACCCTCATCGCGCGGGCAAACCTGCGCCCCCGACGTCGACGACATGCAGGGACGCAAAGCGCGTCGGTGCGGCGTGAGGACTCCCGTCTCGGCGCCATCGGCCTCGGCGACGAGCGCATCGCGCACATCGTCGAAACCCTGCGCATGAACGCGGCGACGAAGGTGCCGCTGCTGATCGAAGGCGAGATGGGTACCGGCAAGGCGCATCTCGTGCGCGCCTTCCACGAGGATCATAAGCCCTCCTCCGACGCGCCGCTGATCGGCATCGACTGCAGCGCCCTTCCGGACGGCGCGGCCGCCGAGGCCGAGATCGGACGTGCCCGTGCGCAGGCCGCGAACGGCATCCTCTTCCTCGTGGAGATCGACGCGCTGCCGACGACCTTGCAGGCGCGGCTCTTCGACGCAGGCGACGGCACCCGCCTGATCGGCGCCGCGCGCCGCCCGCTAGCCGACCTACGCAACGAGGGCCGGCTCGACCTGCGCGGCTTCGAGGCCGCCGGCGGGCAGGTGCTGAGTCTGCCGCCGCTGCGCGAGCGCAGCGACTTCGACGCCCTGGTGTGCCAGTTCGTGCTGGAGGCGGCGGGCGGGCGCCCGATCTACGTCTGCCCCGACGCCCTCACGCTGCTGCACCGCCACCGCTGGCCGGGCAACCTGCGCGAGCTGCGCAACCAGCTGCGCCTCATGCTTGCGTTGATGGGTGACGAGGCGAACCAGCTGTGCCCCGAGGACATTCCGCCCGAACTCTTCGAGAACGCCGCGTGA
- the adh gene encoding aldehyde dehydrogenase produces the protein MIYEMPGKQGAKVQFKTRYDNFIGGKWVAPVRGQYMDNVTPITGRKFCEVARSSAEDIELALDAAHAAADKWGRTSVAERARILTRIADRIEENLELVAYAETVDNGKPIRETLAADIPLAIDHFRYFAGCIRAQEGSLAELDDNTVAYHFHEPLGVVGQIIPWNFPILMAAWKLAPALAAGNCVVLKPAESTPVGILVLMELIADLLPEGVLNIVNGLGREAGVPLATSSRIAKIAFTGSTTTGRLIMQAASQNIIPVTLELGGKSPNVFFEDVAAQDDEFFDKAIEGFVLFALNQGEVCTCPSRALIHESIYDKFMDRALARVQAIKQGNPLDTATMIGAQASTEQMQKIMSYIDLGKQEGAQLLTGGEAARFDGEIAEGFYIKPTVFKGHNKMRIFQEEIFGPVLSVTTFKDEAEALSIANDTLYGLGAGVWSRDGSRAYRMGRGIKAGRVWTNCYHLYPAHAAFGGYKQSGIGRETHKMMLDHYQQTKNLLVSYSPNALGFF, from the coding sequence ATGATCTACGAGATGCCCGGCAAGCAAGGAGCCAAAGTCCAGTTCAAGACCCGTTACGACAACTTCATCGGCGGCAAGTGGGTGGCGCCGGTGCGCGGCCAGTACATGGACAACGTCACCCCGATCACCGGCCGCAAGTTCTGCGAAGTGGCGCGTTCGAGCGCCGAGGACATCGAGCTCGCGCTGGACGCCGCGCATGCCGCCGCCGACAAGTGGGGCCGCACCTCCGTCGCCGAGCGCGCCCGCATCCTGACCCGCATCGCCGACCGCATCGAGGAAAACCTCGAGCTCGTCGCCTACGCTGAAACGGTCGACAACGGCAAGCCGATCCGCGAAACGCTCGCCGCCGACATCCCGCTCGCGATCGACCACTTCCGCTACTTCGCCGGTTGCATCCGTGCGCAGGAAGGTTCGCTCGCCGAGCTCGACGACAACACCGTCGCCTACCACTTCCACGAGCCGCTCGGCGTCGTCGGCCAGATCATCCCGTGGAACTTCCCGATCCTGATGGCCGCGTGGAAGCTCGCGCCCGCGCTGGCCGCCGGCAACTGCGTGGTGCTCAAGCCCGCCGAATCGACCCCGGTCGGCATCCTGGTGCTGATGGAGCTGATCGCCGACCTGCTGCCCGAGGGCGTGCTCAACATCGTGAATGGCCTCGGCCGTGAAGCCGGCGTGCCGCTCGCGACCAGCAGCCGCATCGCCAAGATCGCCTTCACCGGCTCGACCACGACCGGCCGCCTGATCATGCAGGCCGCGTCGCAGAACATCATCCCGGTGACGCTGGAGCTCGGCGGCAAGTCGCCGAACGTGTTCTTCGAGGACGTCGCCGCGCAGGACGACGAGTTCTTCGACAAGGCGATCGAAGGCTTCGTGCTCTTCGCGCTGAACCAGGGCGAAGTGTGCACCTGCCCGTCGCGTGCGCTGATCCACGAGTCGATCTACGACAAGTTCATGGACCGCGCGCTTGCCCGCGTGCAGGCCATCAAGCAGGGCAACCCGCTCGACACGGCGACGATGATCGGTGCGCAGGCCTCGACCGAGCAGATGCAGAAGATCATGTCCTACATCGACCTCGGCAAGCAGGAAGGCGCCCAGCTCCTGACCGGCGGCGAGGCGGCGCGCTTCGACGGCGAGATCGCCGAAGGCTTCTACATCAAGCCGACGGTGTTCAAGGGCCACAACAAGATGCGCATCTTCCAGGAGGAAATCTTCGGGCCGGTGCTGTCGGTGACGACCTTCAAGGACGAAGCGGAAGCGCTCTCCATCGCCAACGACACGCTGTACGGCCTGGGTGCCGGCGTGTGGTCGCGCGACGGCAGCCGCGCCTACCGCATGGGCCGCGGCATCAAGGCCGGTCGCGTGTGGACCAACTGCTACCACCTGTACCCGGCGCACGCCGCGTTCGGCGGCTACAAGCAGTCGGGCATCGGCCGCGAGACGCACAAGATGATGCTCGACCACTACCAGCAGACCAAGAACCTGCTGGTGAGCTACAGCCCCAACGCGCTCGGCTTCTTCTGA
- a CDS encoding DUF779 domain-containing protein produces the protein MVPRVIATKSAEELIERLIVKHGPVMFHQSGGCCDGSAPMCYLRAEFLTGPSDILLGEIGGSPFYISRAQYEYWKHTQLVIDVVEGRGGMFSLEGPEGLTFLTRSRLFTDEELAQLGREG, from the coding sequence ATGGTCCCGCGAGTCATAGCCACAAAGAGTGCCGAGGAACTGATCGAACGGCTGATCGTGAAGCATGGCCCGGTGATGTTCCACCAGTCCGGCGGCTGCTGCGACGGCAGCGCTCCGATGTGCTACCTGCGTGCGGAATTCCTCACCGGCCCGTCCGACATCCTGCTCGGCGAGATCGGCGGCAGCCCCTTCTACATCAGCCGTGCGCAGTACGAATACTGGAAGCACACGCAGCTCGTCATCGACGTCGTGGAGGGGCGGGGAGGCATGTTCTCGCTCGAGGGACCCGAGGGGTTGACCTTTCTGACGCGTTCGCGCCTGTTCACGGACGAGGAGCTTGCACAGCTCGGCAGGGAAGGGTGA
- a CDS encoding ABC transporter substrate-binding protein, whose translation MLRLFARAWLVAAALLACLSAPASAADPAVIRIGVLQYGTVSWELEVMKRMGFAEREGVRIEVVPLAQKDAANVALQGGAVDLIVNDWIWVARQRAEGRDFAFVPYSRAVGGIMVRPDANVRSLADLRGQRLGVAGGALDKSWLLLRAWSRKSLGEDAATFVKPDFGAPPLLNALILKGEIPAVMNFWHFSARLRAAGMRELLTLDDVLKGLGVEGELPMIGWVFREDWATKHRAAFEAFLRAGAQARRHMQTSDAVWEELRPLTRAEDDATLAALRDGFRAGIPSENIAQAERTAQRIFSILAAEGGAELVGSATALPAGTFWRAGGSR comes from the coding sequence ATGCTGCGTCTTTTTGCGCGCGCCTGGCTCGTGGCCGCCGCGCTCCTCGCCTGCCTGAGCGCCCCGGCATCGGCCGCCGATCCGGCGGTGATCCGTATCGGCGTGCTGCAATACGGCACCGTGAGCTGGGAGCTCGAGGTGATGAAGCGCATGGGCTTCGCCGAGCGCGAGGGCGTGCGGATCGAGGTCGTGCCGCTCGCGCAGAAGGACGCCGCGAACGTCGCGCTGCAGGGCGGGGCGGTCGACCTCATCGTCAATGACTGGATCTGGGTCGCGCGCCAGCGCGCCGAAGGGCGTGACTTCGCCTTCGTGCCATACTCGCGTGCGGTGGGCGGGATCATGGTGCGGCCGGACGCCAACGTGCGTTCGCTCGCCGACCTGCGCGGGCAGCGGCTGGGGGTTGCCGGCGGGGCGCTGGACAAGAGCTGGCTGCTGCTGCGGGCCTGGTCGCGCAAGTCGCTCGGCGAGGACGCGGCGACCTTCGTGAAGCCCGATTTCGGCGCGCCGCCGCTCCTCAACGCCCTGATCCTGAAGGGCGAAATCCCCGCGGTGATGAACTTCTGGCATTTCTCCGCGCGCCTGCGCGCGGCCGGCATGCGCGAGCTGCTTACGCTGGACGACGTCCTCAAGGGGCTGGGTGTCGAAGGCGAGCTGCCGATGATCGGCTGGGTGTTCCGCGAGGACTGGGCGACGAAGCACCGCGCGGCCTTCGAAGCCTTCCTGCGCGCCGGGGCGCAGGCGCGGCGGCACATGCAGACCTCCGACGCGGTGTGGGAGGAACTGCGCCCGCTCACGCGCGCCGAGGACGACGCGACCCTCGCCGCCCTGCGCGACGGTTTCCGGGCCGGCATCCCGAGTGAAAACATCGCGCAGGCCGAACGCACCGCGCAGCGCATCTTCTCGATCCTCGCCGCGGAGGGCGGGGCCGAACTCGTCGGCAGCGCCACGGCCTTGCCGGCGGGCACCTTCTGGCGTGCGGGCGGAAGCCGCTGA
- a CDS encoding ABC transporter permease produces the protein MKAGTDDSTSWSVPAVTRGRAAKRLRLPGEGWLRAASLVAFLLLWQLAAALLQSSTLPPPATVFARIVAETRSLALPSHLAITLARVAVAFLLAMSIGAAMGIAMGRWRQLDLLLDGWLVLGLNIPALVTIILCYVWFGLNDAAAIVAVALNKIPTVVVTVREGARAVDARLMQVARAYRVPRTRTFTHVYLPQLVPYLMASARSGLSLIWKIVLVVELLGRSNGIGFQLNMFFQLFDIAGILAYTLVFAAIVLVVEAAGLRPLERRLTRWRS, from the coding sequence ATGAAGGCAGGAACCGATGACTCCACGTCCTGGAGCGTGCCGGCGGTGACGCGCGGGCGGGCGGCGAAGCGCCTCCGCCTGCCGGGCGAGGGCTGGCTGCGCGCGGCCTCGCTCGTTGCTTTCCTCCTGCTGTGGCAGCTCGCCGCCGCCTTGTTGCAAAGCTCGACCCTGCCGCCGCCGGCGACGGTGTTCGCGCGCATCGTCGCCGAGACGCGATCGCTCGCCCTGCCGTCGCACCTCGCGATCACGCTGGCGCGCGTCGCGGTCGCCTTCCTCCTGGCGATGTCGATCGGTGCGGCGATGGGCATCGCGATGGGGCGCTGGCGCCAGCTCGACCTGCTGCTCGACGGCTGGCTCGTGCTCGGGCTGAACATTCCGGCGCTCGTCACGATCATCCTGTGCTACGTGTGGTTCGGCCTCAACGACGCGGCGGCGATCGTTGCCGTCGCCCTGAACAAGATCCCGACCGTCGTCGTCACCGTGCGCGAAGGCGCGCGCGCCGTCGACGCCCGGCTGATGCAGGTCGCCCGTGCCTACCGCGTGCCGCGCACTCGCACCTTCACCCACGTCTATCTGCCCCAGCTCGTGCCCTACCTGATGGCGTCGGCGCGCTCGGGCCTGTCGCTGATCTGGAAGATCGTGCTCGTCGTGGAGCTCCTCGGGCGCAGCAACGGCATCGGCTTCCAGCTCAACATGTTCTTCCAGCTCTTCGACATCGCGGGCATCCTCGCCTACACGCTGGTGTTCGCGGCGATCGTGCTCGTCGTCGAAGCGGCGGGCCTGCGCCCGCTGGAGCGGCGCCTGACGCGCTGGAGGTCCTGA
- a CDS encoding ABC transporter ATP-binding protein produces the protein MLDIVIDRKSYPDRGGVPHVALAGLHLRAAPGEFVCVVGPSGCGKSTLLNVVGGLDRDVDGRVQLAGADSARDIGFMFQEPRLMPWLTVLENVLLVTGSPPAAKLRARELLVAMGLGDVLDAFPGRLSGGMQRRVALARAFVIEPKLLLMDEPFVSLDVPTANRLRAMLVEQWQRSGATVLFVTHDLREALALADRVCFLSRSPGRVVLELPVALPRPRLPDDAAVQALQANLLAQHPELLAGLTTSQDGTTDE, from the coding sequence ATGCTCGACATCGTCATCGACCGCAAGTCCTACCCCGACCGCGGCGGCGTGCCCCACGTCGCGCTCGCGGGCCTGCATCTGCGCGCCGCGCCGGGCGAGTTCGTGTGCGTCGTCGGCCCCTCGGGCTGCGGCAAGAGCACGCTGCTCAACGTCGTCGGCGGTCTCGACCGCGACGTCGACGGCCGCGTTCAGCTCGCCGGCGCGGACAGCGCGCGCGACATCGGTTTCATGTTCCAGGAGCCGCGCCTGATGCCGTGGCTCACGGTGCTGGAGAATGTGCTCCTCGTCACCGGATCGCCGCCCGCGGCGAAATTGCGCGCGCGCGAACTCCTCGTCGCGATGGGCCTCGGCGACGTGCTCGACGCGTTTCCCGGGCGCCTCTCCGGCGGCATGCAGCGCCGCGTTGCGCTCGCGCGGGCCTTCGTGATCGAGCCGAAGCTGCTGCTGATGGACGAGCCTTTCGTATCGCTCGACGTGCCCACCGCAAACCGCCTGCGCGCGATGCTGGTGGAACAGTGGCAGCGCTCGGGCGCGACGGTGCTCTTCGTCACGCACGACTTGCGCGAAGCGCTGGCGCTGGCCGACCGCGTCTGCTTCCTCTCGCGCTCGCCGGGGCGGGTCGTGCTGGAACTCCCCGTCGCGCTGCCGCGGCCGCGCCTGCCCGACGATGCCGCCGTGCAGGCCCTGCAGGCGAATCTCCTTGCGCAGCATCCCGAGCTCCTTGCCGGGCTCACGACCTCCCAAGACGGGACCACGGATGAATGA
- a CDS encoding ABC transporter ATP-binding protein — protein sequence MKIESEVSQATSSATAGGAVLLDLADVRKSYGAREALRGVSLAVGRGEFVALLGPNGAGKSTLFQLLTGLFNADAGRIEVCGHDIRKDPVAALAHIGVVFQQSTLDLDLGVAANLKFHAALHGLGGARARERVADALGRLGLTERAGDPVRELSGGNRRKVELARALVHEPAVLLMDEATVGLDPASRRQLLDEVLALRSRGVGVLWATHLVDEAEAADRVIVLHRGQILAEGRPQELARSAGSATLADAFLQMTGGGGERAD from the coding sequence ATGAAGATCGAAAGCGAAGTGTCGCAAGCCACATCGTCGGCGACGGCGGGGGGAGCGGTCCTCCTGGATCTCGCCGACGTGCGCAAATCCTACGGCGCGCGCGAGGCGCTGCGAGGCGTGAGCCTCGCTGTCGGGAGGGGCGAATTCGTCGCCCTGCTGGGTCCCAACGGCGCGGGCAAGAGCACGCTGTTCCAGCTTTTGACCGGCCTCTTCAACGCCGATGCAGGCCGCATCGAGGTGTGCGGCCACGACATCCGCAAGGATCCCGTCGCGGCGCTCGCGCACATCGGCGTCGTGTTCCAGCAGAGCACGCTCGACCTCGACCTCGGCGTCGCCGCGAATCTCAAGTTCCATGCCGCGCTGCACGGCCTGGGCGGTGCGCGCGCGCGCGAACGCGTTGCCGACGCCCTTGGCCGGCTGGGCCTCACCGAGCGCGCGGGCGACCCGGTGCGTGAGCTCAGTGGCGGCAACCGGCGCAAGGTGGAGCTCGCGCGCGCCCTCGTGCACGAGCCCGCGGTGCTGCTGATGGACGAGGCCACGGTCGGCCTCGACCCGGCCTCGCGCCGGCAGCTCCTCGACGAAGTGCTCGCGCTGCGCTCGCGCGGCGTCGGCGTGCTGTGGGCGACCCACCTCGTCGATGAGGCCGAGGCGGCCGATCGCGTCATCGTTCTGCATCGCGGCCAGATCCTCGCCGAAGGCCGTCCGCAGGAGCTCGCCCGCAGCGCGGGCTCCGCGACGCTCGCCGACGCCTTCCTGCAGATGACCGGCGGGGGCGGCGAGCGCGCCGACTGA
- a CDS encoding PQQ-dependent catabolism-associated beta-propeller protein, translating to MNPPIRFLAACALALAAGAAGAKGTGYVFVSSENDNAVTVLDSKTWQVVKTIATGKRPRDMHLSPDRSQLYVIASKANRIDVIDIGQLKVAQSIPVGEDPEMFDLSPDGKRLYVSNEEGAQVTVIDVATKKPVARIEVGEEPEGVRLSPDGKRVYATSEVANMVHVIDAATNRILANVVVANRPRRFAMTPDGAEVWVTSELGGKVTVLDGGTSAVKATIGFTPKGFRPDDVTPVGIAMSADGKTVYVTLGRANHVAVVDVASRKVQDYVLVGNRAWGAALNRDGSLLFVTNGLSDDISIVDTKTRKVLRSVPVGRVPHTVVIDD from the coding sequence TTGAACCCCCCCATCCGATTCCTCGCCGCCTGCGCCCTCGCACTGGCCGCGGGCGCGGCCGGCGCCAAGGGCACCGGCTACGTGTTCGTCAGCAGCGAGAACGACAATGCCGTGACCGTACTCGACAGCAAGACCTGGCAGGTCGTGAAGACCATCGCCACCGGCAAGCGCCCGCGTGACATGCACCTTTCGCCCGATCGCAGCCAGCTCTACGTGATCGCCAGCAAGGCCAACCGCATCGACGTCATCGATATCGGCCAGTTGAAAGTCGCGCAGAGCATTCCGGTCGGCGAAGACCCCGAAATGTTCGACCTCTCGCCCGACGGCAAGCGGCTCTACGTCTCGAACGAGGAGGGCGCACAGGTCACGGTGATCGACGTGGCGACCAAGAAACCCGTCGCCCGCATCGAGGTCGGCGAGGAGCCCGAAGGCGTGCGCCTGTCGCCCGACGGCAAGCGCGTGTACGCGACTTCCGAGGTCGCGAACATGGTGCACGTGATCGATGCCGCAACGAACAGGATCCTCGCCAACGTCGTCGTCGCCAACCGCCCGCGCCGCTTCGCGATGACGCCCGACGGCGCCGAGGTGTGGGTTACCAGCGAACTGGGCGGCAAGGTCACCGTGCTCGACGGCGGAACCAGCGCGGTCAAGGCCACGATCGGCTTCACCCCGAAGGGCTTCCGCCCCGATGACGTCACCCCGGTCGGCATCGCGATGAGCGCCGACGGCAAGACCGTGTACGTGACGCTCGGGCGCGCGAACCATGTCGCCGTGGTCGACGTCGCCAGCCGCAAGGTGCAGGACTACGTGCTGGTGGGCAACCGCGCCTGGGGGGCGGCGCTCAACCGCGACGGCAGCCTGCTCTTCGTCACCAATGGCCTGTCGGACGACATCTCCATCGTCGACACGAAGACCCGCAAGGTGCTGCGCTCGGTGCCGGTCGGGCGCGTGCCGCATACCGTCGTGATCGACGACTGA
- a CDS encoding IS110 family transposase, with translation MMSVTSVVVGIDVAKAHVDVAVMGAKFDAQQFDNDAEGHSALAAALQPQGVALVVMEATGGYEATLACALQAAGLAVAVVNPRQARHFAKSMGRLAKTDAIDARILAEFAAVLVRREDLASLIRPLADAQQQALAAVVTRRRQLLTMLLSERQRLQLAIPVVRPSIEAMIEAIRKQLDEVEAQMVGHVREHYAALDKLLRSASGIGPVASATLIAELPELGRLNRRQIAALVGVAPMANDSGTSRGRRRVQGGRFEIRRVLYMATLTAATHNPTIKAFYQRLIAAGKLPKVALVACMRKLLTTLNAMVKTNTPWAADFHSA, from the coding sequence ATCATGTCTGTGACCTCAGTGGTGGTGGGCATCGACGTCGCCAAGGCGCATGTCGATGTCGCGGTGATGGGCGCCAAGTTTGATGCTCAGCAGTTCGATAACGATGCCGAGGGCCACTCGGCGCTGGCGGCAGCCTTGCAGCCGCAAGGGGTGGCGCTGGTGGTGATGGAGGCCACCGGCGGCTACGAGGCGACCCTCGCCTGCGCGCTGCAGGCGGCGGGCCTCGCCGTGGCGGTGGTCAATCCGCGCCAGGCGCGCCACTTCGCCAAGTCGATGGGGCGCCTCGCCAAGACCGACGCGATCGACGCGCGCATACTGGCCGAGTTCGCCGCGGTGCTGGTGCGCCGCGAGGATCTGGCCAGCCTCATCCGCCCGCTCGCCGACGCTCAGCAGCAGGCCTTGGCTGCGGTGGTCACCCGCCGCCGCCAGCTGCTGACCATGCTGCTGTCCGAGCGCCAGCGCCTGCAACTCGCGATCCCCGTGGTGCGCCCGAGTATCGAGGCCATGATCGAGGCCATCCGCAAGCAGCTCGACGAGGTTGAAGCGCAGATGGTCGGCCACGTGCGCGAGCACTACGCCGCGCTCGACAAGCTGTTGCGCTCCGCGAGCGGCATCGGCCCCGTGGCCAGCGCCACCCTGATTGCCGAGCTGCCCGAGCTGGGCCGGCTCAACCGCCGCCAGATCGCCGCACTCGTCGGGGTGGCGCCAATGGCCAACGACTCGGGCACCAGCCGCGGCCGACGCCGCGTGCAGGGCGGGCGCTTCGAGATCCGCCGCGTCCTCTACATGGCCACGCTCACCGCCGCCACCCACAACCCCACCATCAAGGCCTTTTACCAGCGGCTCATCGCCGCCGGAAAGCTGCCCAAGGTCGCCCTGGTCGCCTGCATGCGCAAGCTCCTGACCACTCTCAACGCCATGGTCAAGACCAACACGCCTTGGGCTGCCGACTTCCATTCTGCTTGA